A single genomic interval of Chitinophaga sp. 180180018-3 harbors:
- a CDS encoding HAD family phosphatase: MKLRPEAFLFDMNGTMINDMEYHLEGWYNMLKKLGANLSRTEVRSHMYGKNEELLVRVFGEDHFTPGQMDEIAHEKEVLYQEAFRPHLRLIEGLPAFLEKTALAGIPMAIGTAANKFNIDYVLDNLDIRHYFKTVISADDVAASKPNPEVFLKCAAALGVTPANCIVFEDAPKGVEAAANAGMKAVALTTMHTREEFEQYDNIIAFVSDYTGPVLQQLFVAKG, encoded by the coding sequence ATGAAGCTGCGGCCTGAAGCATTTCTTTTCGATATGAATGGAACTATGATCAATGACATGGAATATCATCTCGAAGGCTGGTATAACATGCTGAAGAAACTGGGTGCTAATTTATCCCGTACAGAAGTAAGAAGCCACATGTACGGCAAGAACGAAGAACTGCTGGTACGCGTTTTTGGCGAAGATCATTTTACTCCCGGGCAGATGGATGAAATAGCGCACGAGAAAGAAGTACTGTACCAGGAAGCCTTCCGGCCTCATCTCCGGCTGATCGAAGGTTTACCGGCATTCCTGGAAAAAACTGCCCTGGCTGGCATCCCGATGGCGATAGGCACTGCTGCCAATAAATTCAATATAGATTATGTGCTGGACAACCTGGATATCCGTCATTATTTTAAAACAGTGATAAGTGCTGACGATGTTGCCGCCAGCAAACCCAATCCGGAAGTATTTCTGAAATGTGCTGCCGCATTGGGCGTTACTCCCGCCAACTGCATCGTTTTCGAAGATGCGCCTAAAGGGGTGGAGGCCGCTGCCAATGCAGGGATGAAAGCTGTGGCACTAACCACTATGCATACACGGGAAGAGTTTGAACAATACGATAATATCATTGCTTTTGTCAGCGATTACACCGGCCCGGTGTTACAACAATTGTTTGTGGCAAAAGGGTAA
- a CDS encoding response regulator, which yields MKLSLANRLYLGFTLVVVLVLLGGYLTWQTFTTQTQEAGWVQQTYRVLNNVERIQRLLFDMESSRRGFRSTFNRHFLEPYELNLPKVAPTVNDLRTMVADNPVQYGNVDSLQTAVNTLLSYWNELDHASEHQRFEQNASITEKEALLMDLVRARMSALTTEERRLLTKQEKDNSISFTKAVKSLMLNNLFILLVGFVLMRVTYLEFKRRMRAQEALNNKLDEVVKLNTTVNERNWLLTGANEMNDSLHGVNNREVLLQHSLETLVRFVPFAAGAIYCYDELHRELHLAASVNMPVAVPKTVPLTEGFIGTSATARNIQVVPEVPAGYWQLSSASGGMIPGALAFVPLRINEEILGVIELAAFKEITPLQLRLMEVLSTDISVALNAANARAKILGLLQQVQEQKETLLAQQEELRQSNDELSRQSEVLQASEEELRVQEEELRQVNVEMMEKNTALEAARSALALKAGELEASSRYKSEFLANMSHELRTPLNSVLILAKILQENKDNNLTGKQIEYAGIIYKSGSDLLQLINDVLDLSKIEAGKVDLNYDEVRISAVISDLSDLFEVLSQERKIRFVKKVAPDIPETIRTDKLRLEQVIRNLLSNAFKFTPAGGEVTLSWYMNDPGMLGVSVSDTGPGIPQEQQALIFSAFQQGDGSISRKYGGTGLGLSISTQLMALLHGGIRLEKSSSEGSTFSIHLPVNEEAISVIAETPAATNEIQAVTHIVNDDRDNINRHDKLVLIIEDDVRFADILRDFARDQGFKTVVANNGQDGLDYARKYLPTAIILDMNLPDIDGASILKILKSNEQLSKILVHVVTGADMPRMREDNIYGYTRKPLKLKDLEDVFAGISDRIQSRLKKVLLVSSGPLTGEHSLPAMSEKRNLGTAYDIADIDRAERFLWEKQYDAVIVEISEPLDTGIAQLQTLSRITEVRDTPLIVYLDQDITSTEEQQLKKFASTIVRNAVHAHDRLMDELELFLYKLTKQTSSGIVMNEDINGTLSGKTVLLADDDMRNVFSISALMQEHGANVLTAADGREALEILDRNPQLDLVLMDIMMPEMDGYEAIGRIRSDTRFQKLPVIALTAKAMAGDRLKCIEAGASDYIAKPVDNNRLLSLLRVWLFS from the coding sequence ATGAAACTTTCTTTGGCTAACAGGCTGTACCTTGGCTTTACACTGGTAGTGGTACTCGTGCTGCTTGGAGGATACCTCACTTGGCAGACATTTACTACGCAAACGCAGGAAGCCGGATGGGTACAGCAAACCTATCGCGTGTTGAATAATGTTGAAAGAATACAACGGCTGCTCTTTGATATGGAATCGTCCCGGCGGGGTTTCCGGAGCACATTCAACCGTCATTTCCTTGAACCTTATGAGCTGAATCTGCCCAAAGTGGCACCAACAGTAAATGACTTGCGTACCATGGTGGCGGATAACCCGGTGCAGTACGGGAATGTGGATTCCCTGCAAACGGCTGTCAACACGCTATTGAGCTATTGGAATGAGCTGGACCATGCCTCAGAACATCAGCGTTTTGAACAAAATGCCAGTATCACAGAAAAAGAAGCCCTGTTGATGGATCTGGTCCGGGCCAGGATGTCGGCCCTAACCACAGAAGAACGACGCCTGCTGACTAAGCAGGAAAAAGATAATAGCATTTCCTTTACCAAAGCGGTGAAATCCCTGATGCTGAACAACCTGTTCATCCTCTTGGTGGGCTTTGTACTGATGAGGGTAACTTATCTGGAGTTTAAAAGAAGAATGCGTGCCCAGGAAGCACTTAATAATAAGCTGGATGAAGTTGTAAAACTCAATACAACTGTTAATGAACGTAACTGGTTGCTGACAGGGGCAAACGAAATGAACGATAGCCTGCATGGAGTGAATAATCGGGAAGTGCTGTTGCAACATTCACTGGAAACCCTGGTCCGTTTTGTACCATTTGCGGCCGGTGCCATTTATTGTTACGATGAACTACATCGGGAATTGCATTTGGCTGCGTCCGTTAATATGCCGGTTGCTGTCCCGAAAACAGTGCCGCTGACAGAGGGCTTTATTGGTACCAGCGCCACTGCCAGGAACATACAGGTGGTCCCTGAAGTACCGGCAGGATACTGGCAGCTGAGCTCAGCCAGCGGAGGAATGATACCCGGCGCCCTCGCTTTTGTTCCACTCCGGATAAATGAAGAAATACTGGGAGTGATAGAACTGGCCGCATTTAAAGAAATAACACCGTTGCAACTACGCCTGATGGAAGTATTATCAACGGATATTTCTGTTGCGCTGAATGCTGCTAACGCCCGGGCTAAAATATTAGGGCTGCTTCAGCAGGTGCAGGAACAAAAAGAAACATTACTTGCCCAGCAGGAAGAATTACGGCAATCCAACGACGAACTAAGCCGCCAGTCAGAGGTACTTCAGGCCTCCGAAGAGGAACTGAGGGTACAGGAAGAAGAACTACGGCAGGTGAACGTGGAAATGATGGAGAAGAATACCGCCCTGGAAGCCGCCAGGAGTGCGCTGGCACTTAAAGCCGGTGAATTGGAGGCCAGCAGCCGCTATAAATCTGAGTTCCTCGCTAATATGTCGCATGAATTGCGCACGCCACTGAATAGTGTGCTCATCCTTGCAAAAATATTACAGGAAAATAAAGACAACAATCTTACAGGGAAACAGATCGAATATGCCGGTATCATCTATAAATCAGGTTCCGATCTGCTCCAGCTTATCAATGACGTGCTCGACCTCTCGAAAATAGAGGCCGGTAAAGTGGACCTGAATTATGACGAGGTGCGGATAAGTGCCGTCATCAGCGACTTGTCAGATCTGTTTGAAGTACTTTCACAGGAAAGGAAGATCCGGTTTGTGAAGAAGGTGGCTCCGGATATCCCGGAAACGATCCGGACAGACAAACTTCGGCTCGAACAGGTGATCCGCAACCTGTTGTCAAATGCATTTAAGTTCACCCCGGCAGGCGGAGAGGTAACCCTTTCCTGGTACATGAACGACCCCGGCATGCTTGGAGTGAGTGTCAGCGATACCGGGCCGGGAATCCCGCAGGAACAGCAGGCACTTATTTTTAGCGCTTTCCAGCAGGGAGATGGCTCTATCAGCAGGAAATACGGAGGCACCGGGCTTGGACTGAGCATCAGCACTCAGCTGATGGCACTGCTTCATGGTGGCATCCGTCTGGAAAAGAGCAGCAGCGAAGGCAGCACCTTTTCCATCCACCTGCCGGTAAACGAGGAGGCAATATCGGTAATAGCGGAAACACCAGCTGCCACAAATGAAATACAAGCCGTAACACACATAGTAAACGACGACCGGGATAATATCAACAGGCACGATAAACTGGTACTGATTATTGAAGATGATGTCCGGTTCGCAGACATACTTCGCGATTTTGCACGCGATCAGGGATTTAAAACCGTTGTTGCCAATAATGGTCAGGATGGACTGGACTACGCCCGGAAGTATCTGCCGACTGCCATTATCCTCGATATGAATTTGCCGGACATCGATGGCGCCAGTATTCTAAAAATCCTGAAAAGCAATGAACAGCTGAGTAAAATACTGGTACACGTGGTGACGGGTGCCGATATGCCCCGTATGCGGGAAGATAACATATATGGCTATACGAGAAAGCCGCTGAAACTGAAAGATCTCGAGGATGTATTCGCCGGGATCAGTGACCGGATACAATCACGCCTGAAGAAGGTATTATTGGTATCCTCCGGCCCCCTGACCGGTGAGCACTCTCTTCCGGCAATGAGTGAAAAACGCAACCTCGGCACTGCCTACGATATTGCCGATATCGACAGGGCCGAACGCTTCCTCTGGGAAAAACAATATGATGCAGTAATTGTTGAGATCAGCGAACCGCTCGACACTGGTATTGCACAGCTGCAAACACTTTCCCGGATCACCGAAGTACGGGATACTCCACTGATCGTGTACCTCGATCAGGATATTACCTCCACAGAGGAACAACAACTGAAAAAATTCGCTTCCACTATTGTCAGGAACGCTGTGCATGCACACGACCGTCTCATGGATGAACTGGAACTTTTCCTCTATAAACTAACGAAACAAACATCTTCCGGCATTGTCATGAATGAAGACATAAACGGAACGCTGTCCGGTAAAACGGTATTGCTGGCAGATGATGATATGCGCAATGTATTTTCCATCAGCGCCCTGATGCAAGAACATGGCGCCAATGTGTTGACTGCAGCCGACGGGAGGGAAGCTCTCGAAATATTGGATCGCAATCCCCAACTGGACCTCGTACTGATGGATATCATGATGCCGGAAATGGACGGCTATGAAGCCATCGGCCGTATTCGGTCGGATACACGTTTTCAGAAACTCCCGGTGATAGCGCTTACTGCCAAAGCAATGGCCGGCGACCGGCTGAAATGTATCGAAGCTGGTGCCTCTGATTATATCGCCAAACCGGTCGACAATAACAGACTGCTCTCCCTCCTGAGGGTATGGCTGTTTTCATGA
- a CDS encoding alpha/beta hydrolase has translation MEIKVLTAPGLGSSGELHWQTIWEEILPGTKRIEQGDWDSPARERWVASIEEAVAAAGPEVVIAAHSLACIAVAHWAGQTSSRIRGALLVAPADTERPGFPAAATGFSPIPMIKLPFKSIVVASTNDTYCTLERAVFFAHHWGSRFVNSGAKGHINSESSLGEWREGQNLLRELVQNWPTL, from the coding sequence ATGGAAATTAAAGTACTGACTGCGCCGGGGCTTGGTAGTTCCGGAGAGCTTCACTGGCAAACAATATGGGAGGAGATTTTACCGGGAACAAAGCGTATTGAACAGGGCGACTGGGACTCGCCTGCGCGGGAGCGCTGGGTAGCCTCGATAGAAGAGGCAGTAGCAGCTGCGGGGCCGGAAGTAGTGATAGCAGCGCATAGCCTGGCCTGTATTGCAGTAGCGCACTGGGCGGGGCAGACCAGCAGCAGGATCAGAGGAGCATTGCTGGTAGCGCCAGCAGATACGGAGCGACCGGGGTTTCCGGCAGCAGCAACCGGCTTCTCTCCCATTCCTATGATAAAGCTTCCTTTCAAGAGTATTGTGGTAGCCAGCACCAATGATACCTACTGCACCCTGGAACGCGCCGTTTTCTTTGCCCATCACTGGGGCAGCCGCTTTGTAAACTCCGGCGCCAAAGGACATATCAACAGTGAATCATCGTTGGGCGAATGGCGCGAGGGGCAAAACCTTTTGAGAGAGCTGGTGCAAAACTGGCCAACACTCTGA
- a CDS encoding alkaline phosphatase, translating into MKRVLFALSGALLVSQLQAQVKQYTMAQAHSHNDYERATPFYAAAALEFGSIEADVHLKNGELYVAHDPSAIEPFRTFREMYLQPVLRQFALYNGKPYADGAPMQLLIDIKTAGSPTLQALQDLLLPYRKYFDRSINPAAVKLVISGNLPPQSEWSRFDPMFYFDGRPDSVYPAALKQRIAMLSVDFHDYSHWNGKGTLVPADLEKVSAVIDKVHQQGFPFRFWGAPSTKTTYYKLMDLGVDWIGTDYPTELYDVLHSTARTTAAGLPVHNVYTPTYVTDATQVRSKNVILFIGDGTGLAQMFSGYTANKGALNIFQMKQLGLSKTQSTDNYHTDSAAGGSALSTGDKTHNRAIGLDNTYVSVPVLPEILAPKGIQSGVIVTEEITGATPAAFYGHAADRDSTYTLEKQLLGSKLQLAVGGGREQLNKDFSKALTESGIQVYDNLDNWNTSTKNRTLVVLSNKAVSSMRDGRGSYLKTALKKALQQLNASGKGFFLMVEGSRIDHGGHFNDLDYLVREMLDFDEAVGEALRFADQDKQTTIIVTADHETSGLALMDGDIATGTLRGHFATNDHTGIPVMVFAYGPNSQLFRGVYENNQIFHKMVKCFGK; encoded by the coding sequence ATGAAAAGAGTTCTGTTTGCACTATCCGGTGCATTACTGGTGAGCCAGCTGCAGGCGCAGGTAAAACAATATACCATGGCGCAGGCCCATTCCCATAACGACTATGAGCGAGCCACTCCGTTTTATGCGGCCGCGGCCCTGGAATTCGGTTCCATTGAGGCCGACGTGCACCTGAAAAACGGGGAACTATATGTAGCGCATGATCCCAGCGCGATTGAGCCGTTCCGGACATTCAGGGAAATGTATCTGCAGCCCGTGCTCAGGCAGTTTGCATTATATAATGGCAAGCCCTATGCAGATGGTGCTCCAATGCAGTTGCTGATCGATATCAAAACAGCCGGAAGCCCTACCCTGCAGGCATTACAGGACTTGTTACTGCCTTACCGTAAATATTTCGACCGGAGTATTAATCCCGCAGCTGTGAAACTGGTTATTTCGGGGAATCTGCCGCCACAGTCGGAATGGAGCCGGTTTGATCCTATGTTCTATTTCGATGGCCGGCCAGACAGCGTATATCCGGCAGCGTTAAAACAACGTATAGCCATGCTGAGTGTGGATTTTCACGATTACAGCCATTGGAATGGCAAGGGTACCCTGGTGCCGGCAGACCTGGAAAAGGTATCGGCGGTGATTGATAAAGTGCATCAGCAGGGATTCCCTTTCCGTTTCTGGGGCGCCCCTTCTACCAAAACCACGTATTACAAGCTGATGGATCTGGGGGTTGACTGGATCGGCACCGATTACCCTACTGAGTTGTACGACGTGTTGCACAGCACCGCACGCACTACCGCTGCCGGTTTGCCCGTGCACAACGTATATACGCCCACGTATGTGACGGACGCCACGCAGGTACGCTCAAAGAATGTGATCCTGTTTATCGGGGATGGAACCGGGCTGGCGCAAATGTTCTCCGGCTATACCGCCAACAAAGGCGCCCTGAATATTTTCCAGATGAAGCAGCTGGGATTATCCAAAACGCAATCGACCGATAACTACCATACCGACTCAGCGGCGGGCGGATCTGCGCTGAGTACCGGCGATAAAACCCATAACCGGGCTATTGGGCTCGACAACACCTACGTATCCGTACCAGTGTTGCCGGAAATACTGGCCCCCAAAGGAATCCAGAGTGGCGTCATCGTAACGGAAGAGATCACCGGTGCTACACCGGCAGCATTCTATGGCCACGCTGCCGACAGGGACAGCACCTATACCCTTGAAAAGCAGTTACTGGGCAGCAAGCTGCAGCTGGCAGTAGGCGGCGGCAGAGAGCAGCTGAACAAAGATTTCAGTAAAGCGCTGACCGAGTCGGGTATACAGGTATATGACAACCTGGATAACTGGAATACCAGTACGAAAAACCGTACCCTGGTGGTGCTGAGCAATAAAGCAGTGAGCTCCATGCGCGATGGCAGGGGAAGTTACCTGAAAACAGCGCTGAAAAAGGCACTCCAGCAGCTGAATGCTTCCGGTAAAGGGTTCTTTCTGATGGTAGAAGGCTCCAGAATAGACCATGGCGGCCACTTCAATGACCTGGACTACCTGGTACGGGAGATGCTGGATTTTGATGAAGCAGTAGGAGAAGCACTTCGCTTTGCCGATCAGGACAAACAAACCACTATCATCGTTACCGCTGATCATGAAACCAGCGGCCTGGCATTGATGGATGGCGATATAGCAACAGGCACACTGCGTGGCCATTTCGCCACCAACGACCATACCGGCATCCCTGTGATGGTATTTGCCTACGGGCCTAACTCACAGCTTTTCCGTGGCGTATACGAGAATAACCAGATCTTCCATAAAATGGTGAAGTGCTTCGGAAAATAA
- a CDS encoding YncE family protein, with translation MKKHFIAAAVILMAGAVRAQSGQYKILKTFQAGGDGKWDYIALNPVTNQLYASHGTQVNILDKNTGDSTGVIPNTTGVHGIAFAEKFKKGYTSNGKLNTVTVFDIKTNKVLGEIKTGANPDAIMYEPFSGKIITCNGGSKNLSLIDPATDKVVATIELGGRPETAVSDEKGNIYINLEDKSQITKVDLRQQKVTATWPLGKGEAPTGLAIDLHTRRLFAGCDNKLLVIMDADNGKVIADLPIGDGCDGVAFDAAEKNIYASNGEGTLSVIHEAGADKYQPVATVATHKGAKTLTIDPSTHHIYLPFAERNGSTVVPGTFRVLEVGK, from the coding sequence ATGAAAAAGCACTTTATTGCAGCTGCAGTGATCCTGATGGCGGGGGCTGTCAGGGCCCAATCCGGCCAATACAAGATCCTGAAGACCTTCCAGGCGGGGGGTGACGGGAAGTGGGATTATATAGCCCTGAACCCTGTTACCAATCAGCTGTATGCATCGCACGGCACACAGGTGAATATACTGGACAAAAACACCGGCGACAGTACCGGGGTGATACCTAATACTACCGGCGTGCATGGAATTGCTTTTGCAGAAAAGTTCAAAAAAGGTTATACCTCCAACGGGAAGCTGAATACTGTCACTGTTTTTGATATCAAAACCAATAAAGTACTGGGGGAAATCAAGACAGGTGCTAATCCGGATGCTATTATGTACGAACCGTTTTCAGGTAAGATCATCACCTGTAATGGCGGCAGCAAGAACCTGAGCCTTATAGACCCAGCTACCGATAAGGTAGTAGCAACGATAGAACTTGGTGGCAGGCCGGAAACCGCGGTTTCGGATGAAAAAGGCAATATCTATATAAACCTGGAAGACAAAAGTCAGATAACGAAAGTAGATCTCCGCCAGCAGAAAGTTACGGCCACCTGGCCGCTGGGCAAAGGAGAAGCACCTACGGGACTGGCGATAGACCTGCACACCAGGCGGCTGTTTGCAGGTTGCGACAATAAATTACTGGTGATCATGGATGCCGACAACGGCAAGGTCATCGCAGATCTGCCTATTGGCGATGGTTGCGACGGTGTGGCATTTGATGCAGCAGAGAAAAATATTTATGCTTCTAACGGAGAAGGAACACTTTCAGTTATTCATGAAGCAGGAGCTGATAAGTATCAGCCAGTGGCTACCGTGGCTACCCATAAAGGTGCCAAGACGCTGACTATTGATCCATCAACTCATCACATTTATCTCCCGTTTGCAGAGCGTAACGGCAGCACTGTTGTTCCCGGAACTTTCCGCGTATTGGAAGTAGGGAAATAG
- a CDS encoding response regulator, translating to MKPQRKTFTILLVDDKPENLVSLKHMLEGENREILTATSGNDALKISLRHNDIGLIMLDVQMPDMDGYEVAKLLQSNPRTKDISIIFVTAINKEEQYVIKGFEEGAVDYLSKPLDINITRAKVNVFEKLYLSQQELKAAMVEKVQINKQLERFMYVVAHDLKSPLSGAISLLTMINEDERIQEAPDLKEYMSIALGAINHLTQMIAAIMDYTRHSDAEQVVETVNVTELIRHLTEVLFPPANIRIVTNGKLPVLATNRLKLQQVFQNLVSNAIKYNDKAEGLITIGGTDKDEFFEFYVKDNGPGVEKRDTDRIFRLFERLDNDGKEEGTGIGLNIFKLLVEEQGGKVWVDSVPGEGSTFYFLWRQHY from the coding sequence ATGAAGCCACAACGAAAAACATTTACAATACTACTGGTAGATGATAAGCCGGAGAATCTTGTCTCCCTGAAACATATGCTGGAAGGGGAAAACAGGGAGATATTAACAGCAACTTCAGGCAACGATGCCCTTAAAATATCATTACGGCATAACGACATCGGCCTGATTATGCTGGATGTACAAATGCCCGATATGGACGGCTATGAAGTGGCAAAATTGCTCCAGTCGAACCCCAGAACAAAAGATATTTCTATCATCTTTGTAACTGCTATCAACAAAGAAGAGCAATACGTGATAAAGGGTTTTGAAGAAGGCGCTGTCGACTATCTTTCCAAACCCCTGGATATAAACATCACCCGGGCAAAAGTAAACGTGTTTGAAAAACTTTATCTTTCTCAGCAGGAGCTGAAAGCGGCCATGGTAGAGAAAGTACAGATCAATAAACAGCTGGAACGCTTCATGTATGTAGTGGCCCATGATCTCAAATCCCCGCTCTCAGGGGCCATCAGCCTGCTTACAATGATCAATGAAGATGAACGGATTCAGGAGGCTCCGGACCTGAAAGAATATATGAGCATTGCACTTGGGGCCATTAACCATCTTACCCAAATGATCGCTGCTATCATGGACTATACCCGTCATAGTGATGCTGAGCAGGTCGTAGAAACAGTAAACGTAACAGAACTCATCAGGCATCTGACGGAAGTATTATTCCCGCCGGCCAATATCCGTATTGTCACCAACGGAAAGCTGCCGGTATTGGCTACCAACCGGCTGAAATTGCAACAGGTGTTCCAGAATCTTGTCTCCAACGCTATCAAGTACAACGATAAAGCAGAAGGGCTTATTACTATCGGCGGAACCGATAAAGATGAGTTCTTTGAATTCTATGTAAAAGATAACGGTCCGGGCGTAGAAAAGCGGGACACTGATCGTATATTCCGTCTTTTCGAGCGACTGGATAACGACGGCAAAGAAGAAGGCACCGGAATTGGGCTGAATATATTCAAACTGCTGGTAGAAGAACAGGGCGGTAAGGTATGGGTAGATTCTGTACCCGGCGAAGGCAGTACTTTCTATTTCCTCTGGCGTCAACACTATTAA
- a CDS encoding NUDIX domain-containing protein → MTRYSGQSRMLVAVDCIIFGFDGESLKLLLIKRGFEPMKNKWSLMGGFVQGNESFETAATRILHKLTGLEGVYMEQLFAFGEPSRDPVERTVSIAYFALIDINQYKLQLTDEYKAEWVALDQLPDLIIDHSEMVQMAQEKLRYKAAIHPILFELLPLKFTIPQLQLLYEAVYSVTFDKRNFSRKVLSTGLLIKQKDKDRLSSKRGAFYFKLDKRKYNAKFNAFLNFVTDPGNLK, encoded by the coding sequence ATGACACGTTATTCCGGGCAATCTAGAATGTTAGTGGCCGTTGATTGTATCATCTTTGGCTTCGACGGAGAATCCCTCAAACTGTTACTGATCAAACGTGGTTTCGAACCCATGAAAAATAAATGGAGCCTCATGGGTGGCTTCGTTCAGGGAAATGAAAGCTTCGAAACTGCAGCTACCCGTATTTTGCACAAACTCACAGGCCTGGAAGGCGTTTATATGGAGCAGCTGTTTGCCTTTGGTGAACCCTCCCGCGACCCGGTAGAGCGTACAGTGTCTATTGCCTACTTCGCCCTGATAGATATTAATCAGTATAAACTCCAGCTTACCGACGAATATAAGGCCGAATGGGTAGCGCTCGACCAGCTGCCGGACCTTATTATTGATCATAGTGAGATGGTACAAATGGCACAGGAAAAGCTGCGCTACAAGGCTGCCATACACCCCATTCTGTTTGAACTGCTGCCGCTTAAATTCACGATTCCCCAGCTGCAACTACTATACGAAGCAGTATATAGTGTTACGTTCGATAAACGCAATTTCAGCCGGAAGGTCCTGTCAACCGGATTACTGATCAAACAGAAAGATAAAGACCGGCTCAGCTCCAAACGCGGCGCTTTCTATTTCAAACTGGATAAACGCAAATACAACGCTAAATTCAACGCTTTCCTGAATTTCGTTACAGATCCCGGAAACCTGAAGTAG